In one window of Chitinophagales bacterium DNA:
- a CDS encoding SET domain-containing protein-lysine N-methyltransferase: MILPFIYIAPSEKGGRGVFTSEAIPAETVIEVSPVLVLSAEERKAAEATALYNYIFEWGDAGDGAAVAWGYVSMYNHHAPANCHYTMDADFESITITTVRDISAGEELFINYLGEPDHAGETWFESR; encoded by the coding sequence ATGATACTTCCGTTCATTTATATAGCACCATCAGAAAAAGGCGGTCGTGGCGTGTTTACCAGCGAAGCCATTCCCGCTGAAACCGTGATTGAAGTTTCACCAGTATTGGTGCTTTCTGCTGAGGAAAGAAAAGCGGCAGAGGCAACAGCCCTCTACAATTATATTTTTGAATGGGGTGATGCCGGCGATGGCGCTGCAGTGGCATGGGGCTATGTATCTATGTACAATCATCATGCACCGGCCAATTGTCATTATACCATGGATGCCGATTTTGAATCCATTACCATAACAACCGTGCGAGATATTTCAGCAGGAGAGGAGTTATTTATCAATTATCTTGGGGAGCCAGATCATGCTGGTGAAACATGGTTTGAATCTCGCTGA